One Manihot esculenta cultivar AM560-2 chromosome 6, M.esculenta_v8, whole genome shotgun sequence DNA segment encodes these proteins:
- the LOC110617686 gene encoding HVA22-like protein a isoform X1 translates to MGSGAGSFLKVVLKNFDVLAGPVVSLVYPLYASIRAIETRSSVDDQQWLTYWVLHSMITLFELTFAKVIEWIPIWSYAKLILTCWLVIPYFSGAAYVYQHFMRPLFVNPQQTINVWYVPRQKDVIRNTDDILTAAERYIDENGTEAFEKLIHRGNKSRSNGYTNKIFDEDYRY, encoded by the exons ATGGGATCTGGAGCTGGAAGCTTCCTCAAGGTGGTTCTCAAGAACTTTGATGTTCTTGCTGG GCCTGTGGTTAGTCTTGTTTATCCTCT ATATGCCTCAATTAGGGCAATTGAGACCAGATCTTCTGTTGATGATCAACAATGGCTTACTTATTGGGTCCTTCATTCTATGATTACTCTCTTCGAGCTCACCTTTGCCAAAGTCATCGAATG GATACCAATCTGGTCATATGCGAAGCTCATTCTCACATGCTGGTTGGTGATCCCATACTTCAGTGGCGCTGCATATGTTTATCAGCATTTTATGAGACCTCTCTTTGTTAACCCACAGCAAACCATTAATGTCTGGTATGTCCCCAGACAGAAGGATGTCATCAGAAATACAGATGACATTTTAACTGCTGCTGAAAGATACATTGATGAGAATGGGACTGAAGCATTTGAGAAGCTCATTCACAGG GGTAATAAGTCCAGGAGTAACGGTTACACAAACAAAATCTTCGATGAGGACTATAGATATTAA
- the LOC110617686 gene encoding HVA22-like protein a isoform X2, protein MGSGAGSFLKVVLKNFDVLAGYASIRAIETRSSVDDQQWLTYWVLHSMITLFELTFAKVIEWIPIWSYAKLILTCWLVIPYFSGAAYVYQHFMRPLFVNPQQTINVWYVPRQKDVIRNTDDILTAAERYIDENGTEAFEKLIHRGNKSRSNGYTNKIFDEDYRY, encoded by the exons ATGGGATCTGGAGCTGGAAGCTTCCTCAAGGTGGTTCTCAAGAACTTTGATGTTCTTGCTGG ATATGCCTCAATTAGGGCAATTGAGACCAGATCTTCTGTTGATGATCAACAATGGCTTACTTATTGGGTCCTTCATTCTATGATTACTCTCTTCGAGCTCACCTTTGCCAAAGTCATCGAATG GATACCAATCTGGTCATATGCGAAGCTCATTCTCACATGCTGGTTGGTGATCCCATACTTCAGTGGCGCTGCATATGTTTATCAGCATTTTATGAGACCTCTCTTTGTTAACCCACAGCAAACCATTAATGTCTGGTATGTCCCCAGACAGAAGGATGTCATCAGAAATACAGATGACATTTTAACTGCTGCTGAAAGATACATTGATGAGAATGGGACTGAAGCATTTGAGAAGCTCATTCACAGG GGTAATAAGTCCAGGAGTAACGGTTACACAAACAAAATCTTCGATGAGGACTATAGATATTAA